A portion of the Gossypium arboreum isolate Shixiya-1 chromosome 8, ASM2569848v2, whole genome shotgun sequence genome contains these proteins:
- the LOC108465173 gene encoding 40S ribosomal protein S14-2 encodes MSRRKVREPKEETTTLGPAVRDGEHVFGVAHIFASFNDTFIHVTDLSGRETMVRITGGMKVKADRDESSPYAAMLAAQDVSQRCKELGITALHIKLRATGGNKTKTPGPGAQSALRALARSGMKIGRIEDVTPIPTDSTRRKGGRRGRRL; translated from the exons ATG TCGAGGAGAAAGGTTAGGGAGCCAAAGGAAGAGACTACAACCCTTGGGCCTGCTGTACGAGACGGAGAGCATGTTTTCGGTGTTGCCCACATTTTTGCATCTTTTAATGACACTTTCATT CATGTGACTGATTTGTCTGGAAGAGAGACTATGGTTCGTATTACAG GTGGTATGAAGGTGAAAGCCGACAGGGATGAATCTTCACCTTATGCTGCTATGCTTGCAGCACAAGATGTTTCCCAGAGATGCAAG GAACTTGGAATCACGGCCCTCCACATCAAATTACGTGCCACAGGAGGTAACAAAACCAAGACCCCTGGTCCGGGTGCTCAGTCAGCTCTCAGGGCTCTTGCTCGCTCCGGGATGAAAATTGGCCGTATCG AGGATGTTACACCCATTCCGACAGATAGCACCCGAAGAAAGGGTGGTAGAAGAGGGAGAAGGCTATAA
- the LOC108465179 gene encoding uncharacterized protein LOC108465179 has protein sequence MMETSLKLKPIGFKNLRFLFFSLLISLQIHLLVAVPQDSVVVSGHENNFSREPKMSRKLSFSVNVVGKHDTTAIERIAANGGDKGGQHGVTVDAGGRKTKLSNKRGGALIPVYTAGAVNSNRRHRQQTQHHSGTSSDTINRIASSRLVLVIFTSFCFVYT, from the exons ATGATGGAAACAAGCTTGAAATTGAAACCCATCGGTTTCAAAAATCTCCGATTTTTGTTCTTTTCGTTGCTGATCTCTCTTCAGATTCATCTTCTTGTTGCGGTTCCTCAAGATTCCGTTGTTGTTTCAG GTCACGAAAACAACTTCAGTAGAGAACCAAAAATGTCGAGGAAATTGTCATTCTCAGTTAATGTAGTAGGCAAACATGATACCACAGCTATAGAAAGAATTGCTGCCAACGGCGGCGACAAAGGAGGACAACATGGCGTCACAGTCGATGCTGGTGGTCGAAAGACAAAGTTATCCAATAAGCGTGGTGGAGCGCTAATCCCCGTGTATACAGCCGGTGCAGTGAACAGTAATCGTCGTCATCGTCAACAAACTCAACACCACAGTGGGACTAGTAGTGATACCATTAATCGCATTGCCTCGAGTCGTTTGGTTTTAGTCATCTTCACGTCTTTCTGCTTTGTGTATACGTAA
- the LOC108465177 gene encoding uncharacterized protein LOC108465177: MGKKVKWSWASAFVGAASATAVATLLSARPKDPTFHLVSIKLTSFKLNLPHVDAELILTVHVTNPNIAPIHYGSTAMSIFYEGTLLGAAQVKAGSQRARSCQVLKLPTRLDGVELAHHAGKFFADVAKREMVLDAKVDIGGKAKVLWWGHRFKVHVDSHITVDPVFLDVIDQENRSQLEIFLA; encoded by the coding sequence ATGGGCAAAAAGGTGAAATGGAGCTGGGCCTCCGCGTTCGTCGGAGCTGCGTCGGCGACGGCAGTGGCTACTCTTCTCAGTGCAAGACCAAAGGACCCAACTTTCCACTTAGTTTCAATCAAGCTTACTTCTTTTAAGCTCAACCTTCCTCACGTGGACGCTGAGTTAATCCTGACCGTCCACGTCACTAACCCCAACATCGCACCCATCCATTACGGTTCGACTGCCATGTCTATTTTTTACGAAGGGACGTTGCTCGGAGCGGCTCAGGTGAAAGCCGGGTCACAACGGGCTCGGTCTTGTCAAGTGTTGAAGCTGCCGACTCGGCTTGATGGAGTGGAGCTGGCTCATCACGCCGGGAAGTTCTTTGCTGACGTGGCGAAACGAGAGATGGTGCTTGATGCTAAAGTGGATATTGGTGGTAAGGCTAAGGTGTTGTGGTGGGGTCATAGGTTTAAAGTCCACGTGGATAGTCATATTACCGTTGATCCTGTTTTTCTTGATGTCATTGATCAAGAAAATAGATCTCAATTGGAGATTTTTCTTGCTTGA
- the LOC108465176 gene encoding putative box C/D snoRNA protein SPCC613.07 — MEEPKIGDCEECKKKASKYKCPGCCLRTCSLPCVNAHKQRTGCTGKRNITSFVPLSRFDDNLLLSDYNLLEETKRVAESATRIRSKLCNTTNGGHHPRFKLPHPLRNLRTAAASRRTKLLFLPSGMSERETNQTQFNHRKKYISWTIEWRFHSTDVVLLDHGIHEDTSLCSLIENHLQPSPWNHPLRKFCEEQLDSLKFFIRKYPKGSKSPFRELDIKAPLRKLLADMVVLEYPVIHVFLPSEHCDFEVIRENHLVTHGPEGKDSSGADNEIPKGVTFKEEEIEDNGSSLEPQVFDHMKHVLSSPMHQIPSQNKSEKAFGGNSVLSLSARAGAGNRVHCSLQAKDSGLFDDMEFDFDQGLIDAYSDLIAEINPDDFLDLEGEFAKQPETEDRTDLSNSRGVFFAEELEEGEILD, encoded by the exons ATGGAGGAACCAAAGATTGGGGATTGCGAAGAGTGCAAAAAGAAGGCGTCAAAATACAAGTGCCCAGGTTGCTGCCTCCGCACCTGCAGCCTCCCTTGCGTTAATGCTCACAAGCAACGCACTGGCTGCACTGGCAAACGCAACATCACTTCCTTTGTTCCCCTCTCTCGCTTCGACGATAATCTTCTCCTCTCCG ATTATAATCTGCTGGAGGAAACGAAGAGGGTCGCTGAATCTGCTACAAGAATAAGGTCCAAACTATGTAACACTACCAATGGTGGACATCATCCTCGTTTTAAGCTACCACACCCTCTTCGAAACCTCCGCACTGCTGCTGCCTCTCGCAGAACTAAGCTCTTGTTTCTGCCTTCTGGAATGTCTGAGAGGGAAACTAATCAAACTCAATTTAACCACAG GAAGAAGTATATTTCATGGACCATTGAATGGCGGTTTCACTCTACAGATGTTGTTTTACTTGACCATGG TATACATGAAGATACAAGCCTCTGTTCATTAATTGAAAACCATCTCCAACCTAGTCCCTGGAATCATCCTCTTAGGAAGTTCTGCGAGGAGCAGCTCGACTCCCTCAAGTTTTTTATCCGAAAATACCCTAAG GGATCCAAATCGCCTTTCCGGGAGTTAGACATAAAGGCCCCATTACGGAAACTATTAGCTGATATGGTTGTTCTAGAGTATCCTGTGATTCATGTGTTTCTTCCTTCGGAACACTGTGATTTTGAAGTTATCAGGGAGAATCATCTCGTCACTCACGGGCCAGAGGGAAAAGATTCTAGTGGTGCTGATAATGAAATACCAAAAGGTGTTACCTTCAAGGAGGAGGAAATAGAAGACAATGGTAGCTCTTTAGAACCTCAGGTCTTTGATCATATGAAGCATGTGCTGTCAAGTCCAATGCATCAAATCCCTTCTCAAAACAAGTCTGAGAAAGCATTCGGTGGTAACTCAGTTTTGTCTTTGTCGGCGAGAGCCGGGGCAGGAAACAGGGTACATTGCAGCCTCCAGGCTAAGGACTCTGGATTATTTGATGACATGGAGTTTGATTTTGATCAAGGCTTAATAGATGCATATTCAGACCTGATTGCCGAAATTAATCCAGATGACTTTCTTGATTTAGAAGGTGAATTTGCTAAGCAACCAGAAACAGAAGATAGAACAGACCTTTCAAATTCGAGGGGAGTTTTCTTTGCTGAGGAATTGGAGGAGGGGGAGATCCTAGATTAA
- the LOC108465172 gene encoding uncharacterized protein At2g27730, mitochondrial-like: MATRMAARYMSKRFSSGGKLLSEEEKAAENVYIKKSEKEKLEKLARKGPKPEEQPAVGSGGSVTDAKPSSSTSTSRASSTEKVSTDKYQNYAVLAGVVTFASASGWYMISPDKKKETQD, encoded by the exons ATGGCTACCCGAATGGCTGCTAGATACATGTCTAAAAGGTTCTCAAGTGGTGGGAAATTACTAAGTGAGGAGGAAAAAGCTGCTGAAAATGTTTACATCAAG AAATCTGAGAAAGAGAAATTGGAGAAACTTGCACGCAAG GGACCGAAACCAGAGGAGCAACCAGCTGTTGGTTCAGGGGGTTCCGTGACTGATGCTAAGCCTAGTAGCTCTACATCAACATCAAGAGCTTCGTCGACTGAGAAAGTATCAACCGATAAGTATCAAAACTATGCAGTTCTTGCTGGTGTTGTAACCTTTGCAAGTGCTTCGGGATGGTATATGATATCTCCAGATAAGAAGAAAGAAACCCAGGACTGA